Proteins encoded in a region of the Candidatus Methylomirabilis sp. genome:
- the amoC gene encoding bacterial ammonia monooxygenase, subunit AmoC: protein MAQYRTEAAPAKRAESAEQMFGWGTFFKCQIAISLFYICIRIYQQYFSWSKGLDFFSEDFRVYWWNMLIGELIIEGSTLIFVLGYIWKTRDRNLDRITPEEELRRFWGLGQWIVTFAWAVYWGASFFTEQDGTWHQTVIRDTDFTPSHIIEFYLSYPIYIIIGISAYMWARTRIPLFSKAHSLPFILTVGGPAMIFVNVALNEWGHTFWIMEELFVAPLHWGFVTLGWCLFGVYGVAAAMCPRIVELIKITSGGKATA, encoded by the coding sequence ATGGCACAGTACAGGACTGAAGCCGCGCCGGCTAAGCGTGCTGAGTCAGCCGAGCAGATGTTTGGCTGGGGCACCTTCTTTAAATGCCAGATCGCTATCAGCCTTTTCTACATCTGTATCCGGATCTACCAGCAGTACTTCTCATGGTCGAAAGGCCTCGACTTTTTCTCCGAGGACTTCCGGGTCTACTGGTGGAACATGCTGATCGGCGAGTTGATCATCGAGGGCTCAACGCTGATCTTTGTCCTTGGCTACATCTGGAAGACTCGCGATCGGAATCTGGATCGAATCACGCCGGAGGAGGAACTCAGGCGGTTCTGGGGCCTCGGACAGTGGATCGTCACGTTCGCCTGGGCCGTCTACTGGGGCGCCAGCTTCTTTACCGAGCAGGACGGGACGTGGCACCAGACGGTGATCCGCGATACGGACTTCACGCCGAGTCACATCATTGAGTTCTATCTCAGCTACCCGATCTACATCATCATCGGGATCAGCGCCTACATGTGGGCCAGGACTCGAATTCCCCTATTTTCGAAAGCACACTCCCTGCCGTTTATTCTGACAGTCGGCGGCCCTGCGATGATCTTTGTGAATGTGGCGCTGAACGAGTGGGGCCACACCTTCTGGATCATGGAGGAACTGTTTGTGGCGCCGTTGCACTGGGGCTTCGTCACGCTCGGCTGGTGCCTTTTTGGCGTCTATGGCGTGGCGGCGGCCATGTGCCCACGCATCGTTGAGCTGATCAAGATTACAAGTGGTGGTAAGGCGACTGCATGA